A genome region from Sceloporus undulatus isolate JIND9_A2432 ecotype Alabama chromosome 1, SceUnd_v1.1, whole genome shotgun sequence includes the following:
- the FKBP3 gene encoding peptidyl-prolyl cis-trans isomerase FKBP3 isoform X1, with the protein MEAPARPWSPEELRSEALPKREIVRFLQEQAAHRFLSEHKLLGQIKNVAKTASKDQLITAYNLLFATKSFKGTESPEELAEQVKYVKIDEGKAKEAKQEEAVDEGPPKYTKAILKKGDKINFPKKGDIVHCWYTGKLEDGTVFDSNIQTSAKKKKAAKPLSFRVGVGKVIRGWDEALLTMSKGEKASLEIEPEWAYGKKGQPDAKIPPNAKLFFEVELVDIE; encoded by the exons atggAGGCCCCCGCGCGGCCCTGGAGCCCCGAGGAGCTGCGGAGCGAGGCGCTGCCCAAGAGGGAGATCGTCCGCTTCCTCCAGGAACAGGCCGCGCAtcgg ttcCTCTCCGAACACAAACTGCTGGGGCAGATAAAAAACGTGGCTAAGACTGCCAGCAAGGATCAGTTAATCACAGCCTATAACCTGCTCTTTGCCACCAAG agcttTAAAGGCACCGAGAGCCCTGAGGAGTTGGCAGAACAGGTGAAATATGTCAAGATTGATGAAGGCAAGGCAAAAGAAGCCAAGCAGGAGGAAGCTGTTGATGAG GGTCCTCCAAAATACACCAAGGCCATTCTGAAAAAGGGAGATAAAATCAACTTTCCAAAAAAGGGTGACATTGTTCACTGCTGGTACACAGGGAAGTTGGAAGATGGAACAGTCTTCGATAGCAATATTCAGACAA gtgcaaagaaaaagaaagctgcaAAACCTCTGAGCTTTAGAGTCGGAGTCGGTAAAGTCATCCGTGGT tggGATGAAGCCTTGCTGACGATGAGCAAAGGAGAGAAGGCTAGCTTGGAAATCGAACCGGAATGGGCTTACGGGAAGAAAGGGCAGCCAGATGCCAA GATCCCACCCAACGCAAAACTCTTCTTTGAAGTTGAGCTGGTGGACATTGAGTGA
- the FKBP3 gene encoding peptidyl-prolyl cis-trans isomerase FKBP3 isoform X2, whose translation MEAPARPWSPEELRSEALPKREIVRFLQEQAAHRFLSEHKLLGQIKNVAKTASKDQLITAYNLLFATKGPPKYTKAILKKGDKINFPKKGDIVHCWYTGKLEDGTVFDSNIQTSAKKKKAAKPLSFRVGVGKVIRGWDEALLTMSKGEKASLEIEPEWAYGKKGQPDAKIPPNAKLFFEVELVDIE comes from the exons atggAGGCCCCCGCGCGGCCCTGGAGCCCCGAGGAGCTGCGGAGCGAGGCGCTGCCCAAGAGGGAGATCGTCCGCTTCCTCCAGGAACAGGCCGCGCAtcgg ttcCTCTCCGAACACAAACTGCTGGGGCAGATAAAAAACGTGGCTAAGACTGCCAGCAAGGATCAGTTAATCACAGCCTATAACCTGCTCTTTGCCACCAAG GGTCCTCCAAAATACACCAAGGCCATTCTGAAAAAGGGAGATAAAATCAACTTTCCAAAAAAGGGTGACATTGTTCACTGCTGGTACACAGGGAAGTTGGAAGATGGAACAGTCTTCGATAGCAATATTCAGACAA gtgcaaagaaaaagaaagctgcaAAACCTCTGAGCTTTAGAGTCGGAGTCGGTAAAGTCATCCGTGGT tggGATGAAGCCTTGCTGACGATGAGCAAAGGAGAGAAGGCTAGCTTGGAAATCGAACCGGAATGGGCTTACGGGAAGAAAGGGCAGCCAGATGCCAA GATCCCACCCAACGCAAAACTCTTCTTTGAAGTTGAGCTGGTGGACATTGAGTGA
- the LOC121919334 gene encoding heme-binding protein 1-like — translation MKIMRYICEQNSSGLYLGMTVPIVTIVHMGENAPEITRLVTVAYYLPRALQDQPPEPYDPDIVIEEWPPAIVYARGFRGATNEDSIMRERHLLAELLESPELCLPDTFIVAGYTNPAATNRQNEIWFLERQ, via the exons ATGAAGATTATGAGATATATTTGTGAGCAGAATTCCTCAG GTCTGTACTTGGGCATGACTGTTCCTATAGTGAccattgtccacatgggtgaaaATGCACCAGAGATCACGAGGCTGGTGACCGTCGCATACTACCTCCCCAGAGCGCTGCAAGATCAGCCGCCGGAGCCCTACGATCCAGATATTGTCATTGAAGAGTGGCCTCCAGCCATTGTTTATGCCAG GGGCTTCAGAGGTGCCACTAATGAAGATTCCATCATGAGAGAAAGACATTTGCTGGCAGAACTTCTGGAGAGTCCTGAGCTGTGTTTGCCAGACACCTTCATAGTTGCAGGTTACACCAATCCAGCAGCTACAAATCGACAGAACGAAATATGGTTTCTTGAAAGGCAATAA